One part of the Humulus lupulus chromosome 9, drHumLupu1.1, whole genome shotgun sequence genome encodes these proteins:
- the LOC133799737 gene encoding phosphatidate cytidylyltransferase 1-like, whose translation MQKDNTSTPLTPTGRVRHRRRSNEVVPDVSIANGGNLLVDDTNKYRSMWIRACSSVWMIGGFALIIYMGHLCITAMIVVIQIFMAKELFNLLRRDHEERHLPGFRLLNWLFFFTAMLFVYGRILSQRLFNTITSDNFLHQFVSSLIKYHMVIYYTLYIAGFVWFIITLKKKRMYKYQFGQYAWTHMIMIIVFMQSSFTVANIFEGIIWFLLPATLIVINDIAAYFFGFFFGRTPLIKLSPKKTWEGFIDASVTTVISAFLVSLFFLCDAHLAFLCIFMRFRNCSITKLNLVSYSVIK comes from the exons ATGCAGAAGGATAACACTAGCACCCCATTAACACCAACTGGTCGGGTTCGACATCGAAGACGTTCAAATGAG GTTGTTCCAGATGTTAGTATAGCCAATGGAGGCAATTTACTTGTTGATGACACTAACAAGTACAGGTCTATGTGGATACGGGCATGCTCTTCTGTTTGGATGATTGGGGGATTtgcattaattatatatatgggTCATCTCTGTATTACTGCTATGATAGTTGTTATCCAAATCTTTATGGCGAAAGAGTTGTTCAACCTACTAAGGCGAGACCATGAAGAGAGGCATCTCCCAGGATTTAGGCTGTTAAATTG GCTCTTCTTCTTCACTGCCATGTTATTTGTATATGGTCGCATTCTCAGTCAACGACTTTTTAATACTATAACTTCGGACAACTTTCTCCATCAGTTTGTTAGCAGCCTTATCAAGTATCATATGGTTATCTACTACACCTTATATATCGCAG GTTTTGTGTGGTTCATCATTAcattgaagaagaagaggatgTACAAATATCAATTTGGTCAGTATGCATGGACACACATGATCATGATTATTGTGTTTATGCAGTCCTCTTTCACAGTAGCCAACATTTTCGAAGGAATTATCTG GTTTCTTCTTCCAGCAACACTTATAGTTATCAACGACATTGCTGCATATTTCTTTGGGTTCTTTTTTGGAAGAACCCCATTGATCAAATTATCTCCAAAAAAAACTTGGGAGGGATTCATTGATGCTTCTGTTACAACTGTCATATCTGCATTTTTGGTAAGCTTATTTTTCCTATGCGATGCACATTTAGCATTCTTGTGCATATTCATGAGATTTAGGAACTGTAGCATTACAAAGTTAAATTTAGTTTCCTACTCAGTTATAAAGTGA